In Erigeron canadensis isolate Cc75 chromosome 8, C_canadensis_v1, whole genome shotgun sequence, the DNA window TATGTTTCTTTCCTAAAGCTTTCTACCCTAATGATTTGGGACTTGCACTTTAGTTTTCGATAGTGGCGTGGACTAGTTATATACTCTAAACCacaaaaaagtaataaaactaCATGATTTATGAACACTATGCAATCACTTCCCTAAGTAGTTGCGTAGGGTCTCGAACTTAACTAGCAGGTATGATACCTTATCATCATTCAAATCACAATACCAAATGTAACATCtacatgtatataatataaccaCCGAAAATTTTTTCCACCTATTTAATGGTATTGGTCACTTGATTTTTGTAACGCGTTCAATTCTCATGTGATGCAACAATAGCAGAGATCTTCAACTATAGATCATGGTACTACCTTGCCTGCCAACACTGCCCACGTAGTGTAAATAAAGAGATGACTAAAGAGGGCGAACTATTGTGGCGCTGCCTTAACCATGGCACCATGGACAATCCTACACAACTGTAAGCTACTAAAAACACTACACTTTCACTTTCTATTCACAAAACTGAAAAACAAAACCTTACAGATACGCACTGAATACCATCATCACGGACTACACTGGTTCAACTGAGGCAATCTTCTTCAGTCGGGCTGTGGAACAACTAACAGGAATTTCATGTCATGAATTGATCACAAGAGACAACTGTACTGATCCTAAAGTCCTACCAACAGCAATAGAAAGAATTTACGGCCAACGTAGGAAGCTACAGGTCTCTATCAAACTTGACAGTACCGTTAACGTTAACAACATACTTGCACCACAAACACCAGCCACACTTCCCCATACAGACGCCACGACATCTTCTACGAACTACCCTACAACCCCTGCACCAAAACAACAAAGAAGAAATCCACAGCGCAACAAGAGCACTACATCAGGTTCTTTCACACAGCCACCTAATTTTGTTTCATAGTAAGttagtaacttttttttgtcttctttgTAGACGTTTTGCCaccttcaaaaaaatccaaaccATGTTCCCAGTCTACTGAAGGTACTTTACGCAAAATTATAATACCCTATACAAATTTATTCTACTTTGGATTGAATTGATTCAGTCATATGTCCTATATTCTTACAATAAGCTAAAACGTGCTAATTTGCAGATTAACTTAAGTACTGCCGTTGAAGCAAAGGACAAGAAAGAAAATGACGCAGAGTTTTTGCTTTTTTGGACACGATTCCTAAAAAATCCACTTGCAGGACAAACAAACTTAGATTCTAcgaatgtatatttttttgggtTCTTTAACGAACCACATagatgtatcatgtatgtgACTTcacatgtatatatttgtatatgtatctaCGAATGTTGTAATCCCTGGTATGCTCTACATACGTACAACTGCACTTTTGTAATGTATGTAGCCtctgtatgtatatgtacatatatgtaCCTTATTCAATGttgtctttacttttatttaattactaTTATAGTATTACCTATTAACGGCAACCAATGTTGTCTTTACTTTTATGAACTACCAACAGCAACCAGTAAACAACAAcagaaaaccccaaacaataaaGAAATCGTCTCAGTAAAAACTCTGCAATGCTTTTGACGAAGGGATTATACCCAACTTTTATTGTACTAATATTTTAAACCCATTTGTTTTCATATACCTGCAGCCTCTggggtattattttttaatttatacagTATAATATCGCATACCACCTGTACAATTCTATCATAATCTAGAATCTCAGattcttctttaattttctttttatacttatacttatctttttgtttttgttttcctcTTTTTGCAGTTCAGATTTTCTTCCTCAAATATCACTCAACTTTTATACATTCCTTAAGCTTGCTAATGGAAATAAAATTGGGTCTATAAAGCCGCAACAGGTATTTTTCCTCTTCCTATTTTCTTCAGTCAATcttttaaagatattttttaatttccttGATCAAATAGATTTCTTACTGTTAGGTGTTTGGTATTCATATCTCCAACGATTGCTATGTGGAGTATTTAATTATGTTAGACTATGagatatttctatttttttttgccTTACACTATAAAAGAATGGTTTATTATGACGAAGTTACCTTTATATACATAGAAAGTGCTACATTTATTTCGCTTTAATTTTCTAGATTTATTGACCAACTAGAAGATACAACAACATCTGATAATATTTTCTCAGGTACGCTCCATTATTTACATCGGACTTCGTTTATTTCTTGCATGTTTTTCTtgctttaattttaattttacattaagtATAACCTCTGTATGAGTACACCAATGAAACGTTCCCGTACTGCTGTCTGTCCACTTTTGACAGACGTAGCTTCTTCCTCCAGCTCATCATCCTCAAACAATACATACATTGACAATGGCGATTGTACTTATGTTTGTGAATATTGTCACGCAAAGTTTTGGTTTGATGAACGTGTCGTTAGCCTATCAACACGTAACTCTGTTAGATATAACAAATGTTGTAAAGGTGGCCGTGTTCATCTCTTATTCCCTAATGACCCTCCTTCAGAGATTAAAAATCTTTTCGAACAATCTGCATTCCTGGATAATATTCGTTTATATAACTCGATATTTTCAATGACATCGTTTGGGGCAACGATAAACGATTCTATTAACGATGGATCTGCTCCATATGTTTTTAGAATTGAAGGTCAAATACATCATTGGCTTGGGACAATATGCCCACCTGTTGGCGAAACTCCACGCTTCCTTCAAATGTACATCTATGATACCGATAACGAACTACGCAACAGACTTCGTTTTTTTCCAGATGTACAACGTGCAAATGTTCATGAAACATTTGTTGCATCGCTAATTCATGTGCTAGATAATAACAATGAATTGATCAAACTTTTCCGGTCAGCCAGAGATCTGTGTCATACGGTTGATGTCCCTAATTTCTTCATTCAATTGCACACTTCATACAAAAAAATCTGTTATGATACACCGGTTAACGACTGTATTGGTGCAATTGTGTGTGACAACGACTCTATATCTCATGAATTCGATATCGTTGTCCATCACAACAACGCAGGACCACAACGCGTTAGTACAATGCATCCTTTATATATGGCCTTACAATATCCTCTATTGTTCATCTAAGGCGAGTCTGGATGGTCACCTGCTTTACGATTACACGTACCAGCTGATGAACATGAAAAACGTTTAACCATCAATATGTTCTACAGTTACCAGTTACATGATAGGCTAAACacatatacattattattaagAGCTGGCCGCCTTTTTCAGCAATACTTAGTTGATGCATACGTGTGCGTCAAGCAAGAACGACTTACCTACTTCCGTCAGAATCAAAATCAACTAAGATGTGAACACTTACGTGGTATTCATGATGCCGTAGGCCGTGGTGATAACGACGAACATAGCATTGGTAAACGCATCATTCTACCATCGACTTTCGTCGGTGGCCCACGATACATGTACAAACACTATCATGACGCACTTGCTATATGTAGAGTACATGGAAATCCACAATACTTTATCACTTTCACATGTAATGTAAAATGGCCTGAAATTACACGATACATATCTCAATACCCTTCTCTTAAGGCACAAGATCGACCTGAAATAGTCGTCCGAGTATTTAAGATGAAAGTAGATTCTTTGGTTGACTTTCTAAAAGTAGAACAGCCGTTTGGTCCTGTTGTCGCAGGTTGCTGTTCATAGTTGTTTTAGATTTCCTCTTCACATGGAAAACATTTATTAACATCTGTGTTTACGTTTTTGTTGCTAGAATACACAATAGAGTTCCAGAAAAGGGGACTGCCTCATTTTCATTTGTTACTATGGGTACATGAAAAGCATAGGATAAGAGATGCCGAAGAACTTGACAATTACATTAGTGCAGAAATCCCGGATCCAGCAGGTGACCCTCTTTTGCACAAGGTCGTTACTGAATTAATGATGCATGGCCCATGTGGGAT includes these proteins:
- the LOC122610362 gene encoding uncharacterized protein LOC122610362, which encodes MKRSRTAVCPLLTDVASSSSSSSSNNTYIDNGDCTYVCEYCHAKFWFDERVVSLSTRNSVRYNKCCKGGRVHLLFPNDPPSEIKNLFEQSAFLDNIRLYNSIFSMTSFGATINDSINDGSAPYVFRIEGQIHHWLGTICPPVGETPRFLQMYIYDTDNELRNRLRFFPDVQRANVHETFVASLIHVLDNNNELIKLFRSARDLCHTVDVPNFFIQLHTSYKKICYDTPVNDCIGAIVCDNDSISHEFDIVVHHNNAGPQRVSESGWSPALRLHVPADEHEKRLTINMFYSYQLHDRLNTYTLLLRAGRLFQQYLVDAYVCVKQERLTYFRQNQNQLRCEHLRGIHDAVGRGDNDEHSIGKRIILPSTFVGGPRYMYKHYHDALAICRVHGNPQYFITFTCNVKWPEITRYISQYPSLKAQDRPEIVVRVFKMKVDSLVDFLKVEQPFGPVVAEYTIEFQKRGLPHFHLLLWVHEKHRIRDAEELDNYISAEIPDPAGDPLLHKVVTELMMHGPCGIVKPHARCMSTGVCSKKFPKPYRKTTIFDKKGYVHYKRPLSGRSVIKNDVPLNNAFVVPYNKTLARRFRAHINVEYCGWNMMIKYLFKYISKGVDRICFRISKTTDSSSTTQQTPTTTIDEITDFTDARFICPHEAAWRLLNFGIHALHPAVQVPAVHEEEMQKLYFKNNEHLDRLLRNQFCKRTTLTEWLHNNAVDPAGRHLRYVDYLTQYRWDCGSKHWIPRSNNRRTNNEERTIGRLAYVHPGSGELFYLRLLLFHQRGCESFVDIKMVSGQIQPTYRAACEKLGLLGDDKEWQFAFTEAAAWATPSELRSLFTHMLLLCDVSDPIEFWESQWRTMGDDIQQTYQLMNEDDIRDYVLYEIQLLFNSGVTNTSLSDFGLPLP